From the genome of Flavobacterium luteolum, one region includes:
- a CDS encoding sensor histidine kinase, producing MEKTKRFQVSLKVIWGSSIALAVMASIPKLFDADSTPGDLIINSSITLLFSLFIWYYNIYSLPKFSANHANKSLFNWKLLLSVILGIVLMVILVIAHQELFQVSKMDAPIMFELRGVLINLIVYMFLHLLFQNYQTQQMGVELERTKAVNLGAQYELLKQQVNPHFLFNSLNTLKSMVDIQDPQSSDFILKLSDFYRFTLESRKMDLIPLSEELQILDSYVYLLKARFEDGFVLESEIDPKQYDSAIPPFTLQLLIENCIKHNVVSLDKPLKIRLYTENEFLVVENKIQLKRGAVSTGVGLDNINQRFMHLIRKEIEIDKDETTFKVKIPLNYDYHNN from the coding sequence ATGGAAAAAACAAAACGTTTTCAGGTTTCGCTCAAAGTCATTTGGGGAAGTTCGATTGCATTGGCAGTTATGGCTTCGATACCTAAATTATTTGATGCCGATTCTACACCTGGAGACCTTATTATAAATTCTTCGATTACGCTGTTGTTTTCCCTTTTTATATGGTATTACAACATCTACAGTTTACCAAAATTTTCTGCTAATCATGCCAATAAAAGTCTTTTTAACTGGAAACTTTTATTGAGTGTTATTCTAGGGATTGTTTTAATGGTGATTCTGGTAATTGCGCATCAGGAACTGTTTCAGGTTTCAAAAATGGATGCGCCAATTATGTTTGAACTTCGCGGAGTTTTGATCAACTTGATTGTGTATATGTTTTTGCATTTGCTTTTTCAAAATTATCAAACACAACAGATGGGAGTTGAATTGGAACGCACAAAAGCAGTAAATCTCGGCGCTCAATACGAATTACTGAAACAGCAGGTAAATCCGCATTTTTTGTTTAATAGTTTGAATACGCTAAAATCGATGGTGGATATCCAAGATCCGCAGAGTTCTGATTTTATCTTGAAATTATCCGATTTTTATCGATTTACGTTAGAAAGCCGAAAAATGGATTTGATTCCGTTGAGCGAAGAACTTCAAATTTTAGATTCGTATGTATATCTGCTAAAAGCGCGTTTCGAAGACGGATTTGTCTTAGAAAGCGAAATTGATCCAAAACAGTACGATTCGGCAATTCCGCCTTTTACTTTGCAGTTATTAATCGAAAACTGCATCAAACACAATGTCGTTTCTTTAGACAAACCTTTAAAAATAAGACTTTATACAGAAAACGAGTTTTTGGTAGTTGAAAATAAAATTCAACTCAAAAGAGGCGCCGTGTCTACAGGTGTTGGTTTAGATAATATCAACCAGCGTTTTATGCACCTGATTCGTAAAGAAATCGAAATTGACAAAGACGAAACTACCTTTAAAGTAAAAATACCACTTAATTATGACTATCATAATAATTGA
- a CDS encoding alpha/beta fold hydrolase: MKTLSNILIAILFMNAAFTQAQTSKQKTIEVSSSLGTLKQINAGLLNIGYTEAGSSNGTPVILLHGWPYDIHSYNEVVPLLVAKGYHVFTPYLRGFGTTTFLSKDTFRNGQQAALASDIIAFMNALKIDKAVIGGFDWGARTAVVVSALWPERVKGLVSVSGYLVVNLEANLKPLPPTAELGWWYQYYFATERGRQGYTQNTYDFNKLIWKIASPLWNFDKATYDQTAQSFDNPDHVAIVIHNYRWRQSLEAGEAKYDNLEKRLATKPEIKVPTITIGSDFDGAFADGKAYANKFTGKYEHRILKGIGHNVPQEDPKAFAQAIIDVSK, encoded by the coding sequence ATGAAAACACTATCAAATATTCTAATCGCTATTCTTTTTATGAATGCAGCTTTCACCCAAGCACAAACTTCAAAACAAAAAACAATTGAAGTAAGCAGTTCACTTGGAACATTAAAACAAATCAACGCTGGATTATTAAACATAGGATATACCGAAGCAGGTTCGTCAAACGGAACTCCAGTAATCTTGCTTCACGGCTGGCCTTATGATATTCACAGTTACAACGAAGTCGTTCCGCTTTTGGTGGCAAAAGGTTATCACGTTTTCACACCGTATTTACGTGGATTTGGGACAACAACCTTTCTTTCCAAAGATACTTTCAGAAACGGTCAGCAAGCGGCTTTAGCAAGTGATATTATCGCTTTTATGAATGCACTGAAAATTGACAAAGCCGTAATTGGCGGTTTCGATTGGGGAGCTAGAACAGCAGTTGTAGTATCGGCACTTTGGCCAGAACGCGTAAAAGGTCTGGTTTCGGTAAGTGGCTATTTGGTGGTGAACTTAGAAGCAAACTTAAAACCGCTTCCTCCAACAGCCGAATTAGGATGGTGGTACCAATATTATTTCGCAACCGAAAGAGGAAGACAAGGTTACACTCAGAACACTTACGATTTTAATAAACTAATCTGGAAAATCGCTTCTCCGTTATGGAACTTCGATAAAGCAACTTACGATCAAACTGCTCAGTCTTTTGATAATCCAGATCACGTAGCGATTGTGATTCACAATTACAGATGGAGACAATCTCTAGAAGCAGGTGAAGCAAAATACGATAATTTGGAAAAACGTTTGGCGACAAAACCTGAAATTAAAGTCCCAACTATTACAATTGGAAGTGATTTTGACGGCGCTTTCGCGGATGGAAAAGCCTATGCAAACAAATTCACCGGAAAATACGAACACAGAATTCTAAAAGGAATCGGACACAACGTTCCGCAAGAAGATCCGAAGGCTTTTGCTCAAGCAATAATCGACGTATCTAAATAA
- a CDS encoding cupin domain-containing protein translates to METKKQKTWVIIAIIVLGIIAFLVPNQIAAQGVKRIDLQKHDLSTPGKEMVQARIDFEGHSAFGKHSHPGEEVIYVVEGSLEYQIEGEKPVTLRAGEVLFIPAGVVHSAKNNTNAKASELATYIVEKGKPILVMKN, encoded by the coding sequence ATGGAAACGAAAAAACAAAAAACATGGGTTATAATCGCAATTATTGTTTTAGGAATCATTGCCTTTTTAGTTCCGAATCAGATTGCAGCACAGGGAGTAAAACGCATTGATTTGCAAAAACATGATCTAAGTACTCCAGGAAAAGAAATGGTTCAGGCACGAATTGATTTTGAAGGACATTCAGCTTTCGGGAAACATTCTCATCCTGGCGAAGAAGTGATTTATGTAGTTGAAGGTTCGCTGGAATATCAGATCGAAGGTGAAAAGCCAGTGACACTAAGAGCGGGCGAAGTGCTTTTTATTCCGGCAGGCGTAGTGCACTCAGCTAAAAATAATACAAATGCTAAAGCATCAGAACTTGCGACTTATATTGTAGAAAAGGGGAAACCGATACTTGTAATGAAAAACTAA
- a CDS encoding LytR/AlgR family response regulator transcription factor — protein sequence MKILIVEDESINASRLKRLLEELEPNCEILGIIDTVVDTVEWLKSNPCPDLITMDIRLADGLSFAIFDEINITCPVIFTTAYDEYAIRAFKVNSIDYLMKPIEKNELEFALTKFKSLNKNESNVTNIAGILKELIEKPVFRMRFLVTYRDGYKSVDVSDIDFIYSEFKTSNLFLKSGVIISIPQTMEELEQELDPNIFFRANRQFFIRAESIKSIANYFNAKLKIQLKLDPEREVIISREKTPFFKQWMDR from the coding sequence ATGAAAATTTTAATTGTAGAAGATGAAAGTATTAACGCCAGCCGTTTAAAAAGACTGCTCGAAGAACTGGAACCTAATTGTGAAATTTTAGGAATCATTGACACTGTTGTGGATACAGTCGAATGGTTAAAATCGAACCCTTGTCCAGATTTGATCACAATGGATATTCGTCTAGCCGACGGATTAAGTTTTGCTATTTTTGATGAAATCAATATCACTTGTCCAGTAATTTTTACCACAGCTTATGACGAATATGCAATTCGTGCTTTTAAGGTAAACAGCATCGATTATTTGATGAAACCTATCGAAAAGAACGAATTGGAATTTGCATTAACCAAATTCAAATCTTTAAATAAAAACGAATCCAACGTAACCAATATCGCTGGAATTTTAAAAGAACTGATTGAAAAGCCAGTTTTCAGAATGCGCTTTTTAGTAACCTATCGCGATGGCTACAAAAGCGTAGACGTTTCAGATATCGACTTTATATATTCTGAATTTAAAACCAGCAATTTATTTCTTAAATCTGGTGTCATTATCTCTATTCCGCAAACTATGGAAGAACTCGAGCAGGAATTAGATCCGAATATCTTTTTCCGTGCCAACCGTCAGTTTTTCATTCGTGCCGAAAGCATTAAATCTATTGCGAACTACTTCAACGCAAAACTTAAAATTCAACTAAAACTAGATCCCGAACGAGAGGTAATCATTAGTCGTG
- a CDS encoding beta-ketoacyl-ACP synthase III has product MSAVITAIGGYVPSSILTNKKISETVDTSEEWIIKRTGIRERRIADDDTATSDLAAAAIENLIENYNVDREEIEALLVATATPDHILAPTASIVCDKSGLTNAFGIDMNAACSGFLYALEMGANMIESGRYKKLIIVGADKMSSIVDYEDRNTCILFGDGAGAVLLEKTESDAGLMKTILKTDGSGVSSLAVPAGGSRNPTSMQSLLHRTHYLKQDGAFVFKRAVAAMSQVSQDALAKNELEADQIDWVVPHQANLRIITAVGESLGIDFEKVKVNIDRYGNTTSATVPLCLWDFKDDFKEGQNVLITTFGAGFSWGATCLKWGVMRERKSVETITAINKAEGVLVEH; this is encoded by the coding sequence ATGAGCGCAGTAATTACAGCTATAGGTGGTTACGTACCATCATCAATTCTGACCAACAAGAAAATTTCAGAAACAGTTGATACATCGGAGGAATGGATCATCAAAAGAACTGGAATTAGAGAACGTAGAATCGCAGACGACGATACAGCAACATCTGATCTTGCCGCAGCGGCGATTGAAAATCTTATCGAAAATTATAATGTAGATCGCGAGGAAATAGAAGCTTTATTAGTAGCTACAGCAACTCCAGATCACATTTTGGCGCCAACAGCAAGTATTGTTTGCGATAAAAGCGGACTTACAAATGCTTTTGGAATTGACATGAATGCAGCTTGCAGCGGATTTTTATATGCACTAGAAATGGGAGCAAACATGATCGAAAGCGGTCGCTACAAAAAGTTAATCATCGTTGGAGCAGACAAAATGAGCTCTATCGTAGATTATGAAGATCGTAATACTTGTATTCTTTTCGGAGATGGAGCAGGAGCTGTTTTATTAGAAAAAACAGAATCTGATGCAGGTTTAATGAAAACGATTCTTAAAACAGACGGAAGCGGTGTTTCTTCTTTGGCTGTACCAGCTGGAGGTTCTAGAAATCCAACTTCTATGCAGAGTCTTTTGCACAGAACACACTATTTAAAACAAGACGGAGCTTTTGTATTTAAAAGAGCGGTGGCTGCAATGAGCCAGGTTTCGCAAGATGCTTTGGCAAAAAATGAGCTAGAAGCAGACCAAATTGACTGGGTAGTTCCACACCAAGCTAATTTGAGAATTATTACAGCTGTAGGCGAAAGTTTAGGAATTGATTTTGAAAAAGTAAAAGTAAATATTGATCGTTACGGAAATACAACATCTGCAACAGTTCCGTTGTGTTTGTGGGATTTCAAAGACGATTTTAAAGAAGGACAGAATGTATTGATAACTACTTTTGGAGCAGGATTTTCATGGGGAGCAACTTGCTTGAAATGGGGTGTAATGCGTGAAAGAAAATCAGTTGAAACTATTACAGCCATCAATAAGGCAGAAGGTGTTTTAGTAGAACACTAA
- a CDS encoding DoxX family protein, translating into MNSKTTKIIYWTGAVLTSLWFGASGFFELTNNPLVWGITQQLGYPAHFIYILGVFKVAGVITLLIPNKLLRLKEWVFAGVFFDIIFAFFSKIAVLGFGAATDAIIAFVMVSVTYVMYRKLYTATYTPSAIN; encoded by the coding sequence ATGAACTCAAAAACAACAAAAATTATCTATTGGACAGGCGCAGTATTAACTTCTTTATGGTTTGGCGCAAGCGGTTTCTTCGAATTAACAAACAATCCATTAGTTTGGGGAATCACACAACAACTAGGTTATCCAGCACATTTCATTTACATCCTTGGCGTTTTTAAAGTAGCTGGTGTTATTACACTTTTAATTCCGAACAAATTATTACGATTGAAAGAATGGGTTTTCGCAGGCGTATTTTTCGATATCATCTTTGCTTTCTTTTCAAAAATTGCCGTTTTAGGTTTCGGCGCCGCAACAGATGCTATTATTGCTTTTGTAATGGTAAGCGTAACATATGTTATGTACAGAAAACTGTATACAGCAACTTATACACCATCAGCAATCAATTAA
- a CDS encoding universal stress protein, whose translation MISPLTIIAATNFSDIANNAVAYAAGLAKATGAKLVLFNSFSLSVHSANSHITADAMQKQIDRAISKLENAAKEIADSHQIETASICTYSFLEDELPIIIKETNADVVVMGMAERSFEQELLGNSTTTAIKSLLIPVLAVPENARFLDIKKVLYACDSLSFSAIKKFSWIKNALGDFGAEIEFFSVDDKLDDLKEEQHRILMNSNIEKEFEDVKYMYKTVRSNAVINEIRKEIKNYEADLLIMVPQKYGFWDSLVHRSKTRILAAGLDIPLLAFPNY comes from the coding sequence ATGATTTCACCTCTTACTATAATCGCCGCGACAAATTTTTCTGATATTGCAAATAACGCCGTTGCCTACGCAGCTGGACTAGCAAAAGCTACTGGCGCAAAATTGGTTTTATTTAATTCGTTTTCTTTAAGTGTACACAGTGCCAACTCACATATCACTGCAGATGCAATGCAGAAGCAGATTGACAGAGCTATTTCTAAGCTTGAGAATGCAGCCAAAGAAATAGCTGATTCGCATCAAATTGAAACCGCTTCAATTTGTACTTATTCGTTTTTGGAAGATGAACTTCCGATAATTATCAAAGAAACAAATGCAGATGTTGTAGTAATGGGAATGGCAGAACGTTCTTTTGAGCAGGAATTATTGGGGAATTCAACTACAACAGCGATTAAAAGTTTGCTTATTCCCGTTTTAGCTGTTCCAGAAAATGCACGTTTCTTAGATATCAAAAAGGTATTGTACGCTTGTGATAGCTTAAGCTTTTCGGCTATTAAAAAGTTTAGCTGGATCAAAAATGCTCTTGGAGATTTTGGCGCGGAAATTGAGTTCTTTAGCGTAGACGATAAATTAGATGATTTGAAAGAAGAACAGCACAGAATTTTGATGAATTCGAATATCGAAAAAGAATTTGAAGATGTAAAATACATGTATAAAACGGTAAGGTCGAATGCCGTTATTAACGAAATTAGAAAAGAAATTAAAAATTATGAGGCCGATTTGCTGATTATGGTGCCTCAAAAGTATGGTTTCTGGGATTCTTTAGTCCACAGAAGCAAAACTAGGATTCTGGCAGCGGGTCTTGATATCCCATTATTGGCGTTTCCGAATTATTAA
- a CDS encoding sensor histidine kinase, which translates to MGRKNQNKKSSKNFFYKYYRVIVIPAVFLVYLSSYYFLNPYRNFEEEGLLDLDQTFDIFIILLYCAILTELTLFVGRKLNYYISWEQNPAFRAIAQFICLIAGNILLNYFFSCLWDYLYPCTALEVNDLVIIWQSKIMAAIISLFISAIHTGIFLLNRWRLNAIETAELKVKASELQEAVTRSKLESLKMQLDPHFVFNNFSTLTELIYEDQKEAASFLENITRVYRYMISNSNKDTITVKEEIEFLNAYFYLLKKRLGDKIDLIIEVDSLSLALHLPPLTLQLLVENAVKHNMATLTNPLTITVFSDSGDIIVRNNLQRTAGKSLVSTGIGNKNIEFRYKILSERMPIFNESSSYYEVRLPLI; encoded by the coding sequence ATGGGGAGAAAGAACCAAAATAAAAAATCGAGCAAGAATTTTTTCTATAAATACTACAGGGTTATAGTAATTCCAGCCGTTTTTTTGGTCTATCTTTCGTCTTATTATTTCTTGAATCCGTATAGAAATTTTGAAGAGGAAGGTTTGCTCGACTTAGATCAGACCTTCGATATCTTCATTATTTTATTGTATTGCGCCATACTTACAGAACTTACTTTGTTTGTTGGCCGAAAATTAAACTATTACATAAGTTGGGAACAAAATCCAGCTTTTAGGGCTATTGCCCAATTTATCTGCTTAATTGCAGGAAATATACTTTTAAATTACTTTTTTTCATGCCTTTGGGATTATTTATATCCATGTACAGCTTTAGAAGTAAATGATTTGGTTATCATTTGGCAGTCTAAAATTATGGCCGCCATTATTTCGCTTTTCATAAGTGCCATTCATACCGGAATATTTCTGCTGAACAGATGGCGTTTAAATGCTATAGAAACCGCTGAATTAAAAGTTAAAGCATCAGAATTGCAAGAAGCAGTAACGCGCTCGAAATTAGAATCTTTAAAAATGCAGTTAGATCCGCATTTTGTGTTCAATAATTTCAGCACATTGACAGAGCTGATTTATGAAGATCAGAAAGAAGCGGCTTCGTTTTTAGAAAATATAACGAGAGTATATCGTTATATGATTTCGAACTCTAATAAAGATACTATTACCGTAAAAGAAGAAATAGAATTTCTTAATGCTTATTTTTATTTACTAAAGAAAAGACTCGGGGATAAAATCGATTTAATAATTGAGGTTGATTCTCTTTCTTTAGCACTTCATTTACCGCCTTTGACCTTGCAGTTGTTGGTAGAAAATGCAGTAAAACACAATATGGCAACATTGACTAATCCGCTTACAATTACTGTTTTTTCTGATTCTGGAGATATTATTGTTCGTAATAACTTGCAGCGAACTGCTGGAAAAAGTCTGGTTTCAACAGGAATTGGAAATAAAAACATCGAATTCCGCTATAAAATTTTATCCGAAAGAATGCCGATTTTTAATGAATCAAGCAGCTATTATGAGGTACGTCTGCCATTAATTTAA
- a CDS encoding LytR/AlgR family response regulator transcription factor yields the protein MTIIIIEDEVKTAKALGQLILSIRPDVQILSYIQSIDGAVDYLLENDQPDLIFMDIQLADGQCFEIFKNVEVLSPVIFCTAFDDYAIEAFKSNGIDYVLKPFSRDSISQALKKAGELKNFFQRNKKAMPDFDYLLTRTGENKGKSSFLVFKNNKYQTVLTENIAFFFIKNETPMIMTLDKNEYPLTQSLDEIHKLLSPIQFFRVNRQYLVNFSAIREAEHYFSRKIIVKLSVPTEEKLLVGKEKATAFLSWLENR from the coding sequence ATGACTATCATAATAATTGAAGATGAAGTAAAAACAGCCAAAGCACTTGGCCAATTAATTCTGAGCATCAGACCCGATGTTCAGATTTTGTCATATATACAAAGCATTGACGGCGCAGTAGATTATCTTTTAGAAAACGATCAGCCCGATCTTATTTTTATGGATATTCAGCTGGCAGACGGTCAGTGTTTTGAGATTTTTAAGAATGTTGAGGTTTTGTCGCCTGTAATTTTCTGTACTGCTTTTGATGATTATGCCATTGAAGCTTTCAAATCAAACGGAATTGATTATGTTTTGAAGCCTTTTTCGAGAGATAGCATTTCGCAAGCTTTAAAGAAAGCAGGAGAACTGAAAAATTTCTTTCAAAGAAACAAAAAAGCCATGCCCGATTTTGATTATTTGTTGACTAGAACTGGTGAAAATAAAGGAAAAAGTAGTTTTTTAGTTTTCAAAAACAATAAATATCAAACCGTTTTAACGGAGAATATTGCGTTTTTCTTTATCAAAAACGAAACGCCAATGATTATGACTTTAGATAAAAATGAATATCCGTTAACGCAGTCGTTAGATGAAATTCACAAGCTTTTATCGCCAATTCAGTTCTTTAGGGTTAACAGACAATATTTGGTTAATTTTTCGGCCATTCGCGAAGCAGAACATTATTTTTCGCGTAAAATAATCGTAAAATTAAGTGTTCCGACAGAAGAAAAATTATTAGTTGGAAAAGAAAAAGCAACGGCATTTTTAAGCTGGTTAGAAAACCGATAA
- a CDS encoding organic hydroperoxide resistance protein: MSTKILYTGKTHTTGGREGASQSSDEQLNIKLSAPGSSRPGTNPEQLFAAGWSACFIGALGIAASKLGVRLPAETAVDAEVDLCVTEGEYSLQARLNISLPGIDISTAEALAAQAHQTCPYSKATRGNINVEINIL; the protein is encoded by the coding sequence ATGAGCACAAAAATTTTATACACAGGAAAAACACACACAACAGGCGGTAGAGAAGGAGCTTCTCAAAGTTCAGACGAACAATTGAATATCAAATTAAGCGCGCCGGGATCTTCACGTCCAGGAACAAATCCAGAGCAGTTGTTTGCTGCGGGATGGTCAGCTTGTTTTATTGGAGCTTTAGGAATTGCGGCTTCTAAACTTGGCGTTAGACTTCCAGCAGAAACCGCTGTAGACGCTGAAGTAGATTTATGCGTAACAGAAGGAGAATATTCGCTTCAAGCAAGATTAAATATTAGTCTTCCAGGAATTGATATTTCAACAGCAGAAGCTTTGGCGGCGCAAGCGCATCAGACTTGTCCATATTCTAAAGCAACGAGAGGAAATATAAACGTTGAGATTAATATTCTTTAA
- a CDS encoding DUF1223 domain-containing protein has translation MKKIKILSGFVMLCFLIGNSVFSQNNSKGFALLELYTSEGCSSCPPADELLGKIQNEYRDKNVYVLAYHVDYWDKQGWKDIFSNADFTKRQYDYAQFLGKEPIYTPQVIINGKTDYIGSQETSLRNGIKSALSKQALASLNLEANQNENSISVNYSVEGTSKNSRLLLAVVQKEAKSNVKRGENAHRVLSHYQIVRNLQSIDLNKNKKGTASVHLPKNYNAQDFEIIGFVQDMNSGAILGVKRV, from the coding sequence ATGAAAAAGATAAAAATTTTAAGTGGCTTTGTTATGCTGTGTTTTTTAATTGGAAACAGCGTTTTTAGTCAAAACAATTCAAAAGGTTTTGCACTTTTAGAATTATATACTTCAGAAGGCTGTTCGAGCTGTCCGCCAGCAGATGAATTGTTGGGAAAAATTCAGAATGAATATCGTGATAAAAACGTTTATGTATTGGCGTATCATGTTGATTATTGGGACAAACAAGGTTGGAAGGATATTTTCAGCAATGCCGATTTCACTAAAAGACAATATGATTATGCGCAATTTCTAGGAAAAGAACCAATCTACACGCCTCAAGTAATCATTAACGGAAAAACAGATTATATCGGTTCTCAGGAAACGAGTTTGCGAAACGGAATTAAATCGGCACTTTCTAAACAAGCTCTAGCAAGTTTAAATTTAGAAGCAAATCAAAATGAAAATTCAATTTCTGTAAATTATAGTGTTGAAGGCACTTCAAAAAATAGTCGTCTATTGCTTGCAGTTGTTCAGAAAGAAGCCAAAAGTAATGTAAAAAGAGGCGAGAATGCGCATCGGGTTTTATCGCATTATCAAATTGTTCGGAATCTTCAATCTATAGATTTAAATAAAAACAAAAAAGGAACGGCATCTGTTCATCTTCCTAAAAATTACAATGCACAGGATTTTGAAATCATTGGCTTTGTTCAAGATATGAATTCAGGTGCTATTTTGGGAGTTAAACGGGTTTGA